Proteins encoded by one window of Bacteroidota bacterium:
- a CDS encoding tungsten formylmethanofuran dehydrogenase → MILAGSALSNLTNDQIINTYKNCVAARLLDNKILVLLKQGKVFFHIGGSGHEVAQTATALAMKPGYDWAYPYYRDLAFSLQFGYTIEEIMLEALHRKGGPSSNGFAMPFHYGHKKQRIIAQSSPTGTQFLEAVGTAMGAVKDGKDEVVYVSSGEGTTSQGEFHEAVNWAARGKFPVIFLIQNNKFAISVPVKDQMAGESVYGLVAGYKGLNRYRVDGCDFKEMYEVVADAVLKARNGQGPSVIEADTVRLLAHSSSDDQKKYRSNEELEEDRKKDPIPRFEKFMADQKILKDADFEKIKKEIQERIDKAAEWAEEKPLPDVNDLERYVYSPRVAVPKDGFVESEHKGNKIVLVDAINHALDEELARNPKMLIYGEDVAGNKGGVFTATKGLTAKHGADRVFNSPLAEASIVGTAFGLAVRGDYKPVVEIQFGDYIWPAFMQIRDEVAMLRFRSYNEWACPMVIRVAVGGYIHGGLYHSQSIDGFFTHIPGVHVVFPSNAADAKGLLKTACREENPVIFCEHKGLYRQGFASSPEPDKDYLIPFGLAKVKRPGDDITIITWGMLVQRSLDAANKIQEKTGASVEVIDLRTLIPLDKETILNSVRKTGKVLIVHEDTLTSGFGAEIAAIIANEAFERLDAPIQRVAAKDAPVPYGPELENAMLPQESDIVKALEKLSNY, encoded by the coding sequence ATCATCCTTGCCGGCAGCGCGTTGTCAAATCTCACCAACGACCAAATCATCAACACGTATAAGAACTGTGTTGCTGCACGTTTGCTTGACAACAAGATTCTTGTTTTGCTGAAGCAGGGCAAGGTATTCTTTCACATCGGCGGATCGGGGCACGAAGTGGCACAGACGGCCACGGCACTTGCAATGAAGCCCGGCTATGATTGGGCATATCCGTACTATCGCGACCTTGCATTCTCGCTTCAGTTCGGATATACGATTGAAGAGATCATGCTCGAAGCGCTCCATCGCAAAGGCGGACCGAGCAGCAACGGCTTTGCAATGCCGTTCCACTACGGACACAAGAAGCAACGCATCATTGCGCAATCATCGCCGACGGGTACCCAGTTTCTCGAAGCAGTCGGAACGGCAATGGGTGCCGTGAAGGATGGAAAGGATGAGGTCGTCTATGTTTCGTCGGGCGAGGGCACGACGAGTCAAGGTGAGTTTCACGAAGCGGTGAACTGGGCGGCGAGGGGCAAGTTCCCGGTTATCTTTCTCATTCAAAATAACAAGTTTGCCATCTCAGTACCGGTAAAGGATCAGATGGCGGGCGAGTCCGTTTACGGGCTGGTTGCGGGCTACAAGGGCTTGAACCGCTACCGCGTCGATGGATGCGATTTCAAGGAAATGTATGAAGTGGTTGCTGATGCGGTTTTGAAAGCTCGCAACGGACAAGGGCCGAGCGTGATTGAGGCCGACACCGTCCGCCTTCTTGCCCATTCCTCTTCAGACGATCAGAAGAAATATCGCAGCAACGAGGAGTTGGAAGAAGATCGCAAGAAAGATCCGATTCCCCGGTTCGAGAAGTTCATGGCCGATCAGAAGATTCTGAAGGATGCTGATTTCGAGAAGATCAAGAAAGAGATTCAAGAAAGAATTGACAAGGCTGCCGAGTGGGCGGAAGAGAAGCCGTTGCCTGATGTAAACGACTTGGAAAGGTATGTGTATTCACCTCGCGTCGCCGTTCCAAAGGACGGATTTGTCGAATCTGAACACAAGGGGAACAAAATCGTTCTGGTTGACGCCATCAACCACGCTCTTGATGAAGAACTCGCACGAAACCCGAAGATGCTCATCTACGGTGAGGATGTGGCGGGCAACAAGGGCGGCGTGTTTACGGCAACGAAAGGTTTGACGGCAAAGCACGGTGCAGATCGTGTTTTCAATTCTCCGCTTGCTGAGGCGAGTATTGTGGGAACTGCGTTCGGTCTCGCCGTGCGCGGCGACTACAAGCCCGTTGTCGAAATCCAGTTCGGCGATTACATTTGGCCCGCGTTCATGCAAATCCGCGACGAGGTCGCGATGCTGCGCTTCCGTTCGTACAACGAGTGGGCATGCCCGATGGTGATTCGCGTCGCGGTCGGCGGATACATTCACGGCGGATTGTATCACAGTCAATCTATCGACGGATTCTTCACGCACATTCCCGGAGTGCATGTTGTGTTCCCATCAAACGCCGCTGACGCGAAAGGCTTGTTGAAGACGGCGTGTCGTGAAGAGAATCCCGTCATTTTCTGTGAGCACAAAGGATTGTATCGTCAAGGCTTCGCTTCATCTCCCGAGCCCGACAAAGATTATCTCATTCCGTTTGGCCTTGCAAAAGTGAAACGCCCTGGCGACGATATCACAATCATTACGTGGGGGATGTTGGTGCAGCGTTCACTTGATGCGGCGAACAAGATTCAGGAGAAAACCGGCGCCAGCGTTGAAGTGATTGATCTACGAACGCTAATTCCATTGGACAAGGAAACGATTCTGAACTCTGTTCGAAAGACAGGCAAAGTCCTCATTGTTCACGAGGACACACTCACAAGCGGCTTCGGAGCAGAGATTGCCGCCATTATCGCGAACGAGGCTTTTGAGCGTCTCGATGCGCCGATTCAGCGCGTTGCTGCGAAGGATGCTCCTGTTCCTTACGGACCGGAGTTGGAGAATGCAATGTTGCCGCAAGAATCGGATATTGTGAAAGCGCTGGAGAAGTTGTCAAACTATTGA
- a CDS encoding alpha-ketoacid dehydrogenase subunit beta encodes MPTLTYIEALSQGMWEEMERDGSVFLIGEDIGAYGGAFKATKGFQKHFGEERVIDSVLSEAAIIGAAAGAAVVGMRPIVEIQFADFVSCGFNQIITNCAKVHYRWNLPAPMVIRLPNGGYIRGGPYHSSSTEAWFHHFPGLKIVAPSTPADAKGLMKAAVRDNNPVLYLESKYLYRRIKGEVPEGDNVVEIGKADVKRNGSDIAIITYGSTVHQSLEAAEILAKEDGVEVMVLDLRTLAPLDKNAIFAAVKSTGKVLIVHEDNVTGGIGAEVAALIADNAFHYLDAPIKRLGALDVPVPFAPTLEDFVLPNTSRIVHELREMAAF; translated from the coding sequence ATGCCAACCCTAACATACATCGAAGCCCTCTCCCAAGGCATGTGGGAGGAAATGGAACGTGACGGGTCTGTTTTCCTGATTGGCGAAGACATAGGCGCGTACGGCGGAGCGTTCAAAGCAACGAAAGGATTTCAAAAGCATTTTGGCGAAGAACGTGTGATTGATTCCGTGCTGTCAGAGGCCGCAATCATTGGCGCGGCTGCGGGTGCCGCGGTGGTTGGCATGCGGCCCATTGTCGAAATCCAGTTTGCGGATTTTGTGTCGTGCGGGTTCAACCAAATCATTACCAATTGCGCGAAGGTTCATTATCGCTGGAATCTTCCGGCGCCGATGGTGATCCGCCTGCCGAACGGCGGATATATTCGCGGCGGGCCGTATCATTCGTCGAGTACGGAAGCGTGGTTTCACCATTTTCCCGGGCTCAAGATCGTTGCCCCTTCAACTCCGGCTGATGCAAAGGGACTCATGAAAGCTGCGGTGCGGGACAATAATCCCGTGCTCTATCTCGAATCAAAATACCTCTATCGCCGCATCAAAGGCGAAGTTCCCGAAGGAGATAATGTTGTCGAGATTGGTAAAGCTGATGTAAAGCGAAATGGCAGCGACATCGCAATCATCACATACGGTTCGACTGTGCATCAATCTCTGGAGGCAGCTGAGATTCTCGCTAAAGAAGATGGCGTTGAGGTGATGGTGTTGGATTTGCGAACGCTCGCTCCACTGGACAAGAATGCAATCTTCGCGGCGGTGAAGTCAACCGGTAAGGTCCTCATCGTTCATGAAGATAATGTTACCGGCGGAATCGGAGCGGAAGTTGCTGCACTCATTGCCGACAATGCCTTTCATTATCTCGATGCACCAATCAAGAGGTTGGGAGCTTTGGATGTCCCCGTTCCGTTTGCGCCGACGCTTGAGGATTTTGTTTTGCCGAATACATCAAGAATAGTTCACGAGCTGCGAGAAATGGCGGCGTTTTAA
- a CDS encoding DUF4357 domain-containing protein — protein MQTIEVDFDVFKALTSKRRSESETYNDVLRAMLDLQPSSTAPRIQKNQQGGGWVSKGIHFPVGTEFRANYKGRVYQAEAQNGGLYLDGKVHSSPSAAAIAVTGNSVNGWVFWECRFPGQTLWKSLKSIKDSGR, from the coding sequence ATGCAAACAATCGAAGTCGATTTCGATGTCTTCAAAGCGCTGACTAGCAAGCGCCGTTCAGAGAGCGAGACATACAATGATGTCCTTCGCGCAATGTTGGATCTTCAGCCCTCTTCTACAGCTCCACGTATTCAGAAGAATCAGCAAGGCGGCGGATGGGTCAGCAAGGGCATTCACTTCCCAGTTGGAACAGAGTTCAGAGCGAATTACAAAGGGCGCGTTTATCAAGCCGAAGCACAAAACGGCGGGCTGTACCTTGACGGTAAAGTACACAGCTCGCCGTCTGCAGCTGCGATTGCAGTCACAGGAAACTCAGTGAACGGTTGGGTCTTTTGGGAGTGCCGCTTTCCCGGGCAAACTTTGTGGAAGAGCCTAAAGTCCATTAAGGACTCTGGTCGGTAA
- the rplM gene encoding 50S ribosomal protein L13: MEKATKFFKTSDTTQKWHLVDANGQTLGRVATQVAKLLRGKHKPMFTPNADLGDFVVVVNAANVKLTGKRSELKEYFHYTGYPGGATFEKFQDLIRKHPERVFAHAVKGMLPHNRLGRKIIKKMKVYAGAEHPHLAQRPEAYNLN; the protein is encoded by the coding sequence GTGGAAAAGGCAACAAAGTTCTTCAAGACGTCTGATACGACTCAAAAATGGCATCTCGTTGATGCCAACGGGCAGACCTTAGGCCGCGTCGCGACGCAAGTTGCGAAACTTCTTCGCGGCAAGCACAAGCCGATGTTCACCCCGAACGCCGACTTGGGCGACTTCGTGGTTGTGGTTAACGCGGCGAATGTGAAACTCACCGGAAAACGAAGCGAGTTGAAAGAGTACTTCCACTACACGGGCTATCCGGGCGGGGCAACGTTCGAGAAATTTCAGGACTTGATTCGCAAACATCCGGAACGAGTGTTCGCACATGCTGTAAAGGGAATGTTGCCGCACAACCGGTTGGGCAGGAAGATCATCAAGAAAATGAAAGTGTATGCCGGTGCCGAGCATCCGCATCTTGCGCAACGTCCCGAAGCGTACAATCTCAACTAA
- a CDS encoding response regulator: MDRGKGLIAILDDDKKLRSALKMVLQYAGYVCCEAEDKASFLESIDSVQPDIVLTDIMSPGMDGIEFLERIKQNQKTGDIPIIIVTGRGTEYKKDRAFELGAHAWVWKPVDRDELLNVIDDALTTVANAPVFEKTQTEAKPPANSIMKETAEQRKIRMAKDWVPFNPQKDSTLQPRLIYHVELFCGSQTLMRSFYRYQDALSFQKYCGSLRVRFEVSQSHIL, encoded by the coding sequence ATGGATCGAGGGAAAGGGCTTATTGCGATCTTGGATGATGACAAGAAACTTCGGTCTGCACTAAAAATGGTACTGCAATACGCTGGTTATGTGTGTTGTGAGGCTGAGGACAAAGCAAGCTTCTTAGAGTCTATCGATTCGGTGCAACCCGACATTGTTTTGACTGATATCATGTCTCCGGGAATGGATGGCATCGAGTTCTTGGAGAGGATTAAGCAGAATCAGAAAACGGGAGACATTCCCATTATCATTGTAACTGGGCGAGGAACAGAATACAAAAAAGATCGAGCATTCGAACTTGGAGCCCACGCGTGGGTATGGAAGCCTGTCGATAGGGATGAGTTACTTAATGTGATAGATGATGCGCTTACTACAGTTGCGAATGCGCCTGTTTTTGAAAAGACTCAAACAGAGGCAAAACCTCCCGCTAACTCGATTATGAAGGAAACGGCAGAACAACGAAAAATCCGCATGGCTAAAGACTGGGTTCCCTTCAATCCACAAAAAGATAGTACGCTTCAGCCGAGGCTCATATATCACGTGGAGCTTTTCTGTGGCTCGCAGACCCTCATGAGGAGTTTCTATCGCTACCAGGATGCATTGTCGTTTCAGAAGTATTGTGGTAGTCTTAGAGTGCGATTTGAGGTTAGTCAGAGTCACATTTTATGA
- a CDS encoding toll/interleukin-1 receptor domain-containing protein: MHNVFISYSHKDKQWLERLQRTLKPFLRNNPISVWDDTKIHAGEQWKEEIEKELNKADIAVMLVSQNFLASDFVTGQEIPQLLKAAKSRGMKIIWVPISYCMFGETELPAYQATHDPQEPLESMTKWKQEKALVEIGEQIKKALLTRIAEPKVRIRPAKDFYFKKVLRVLTIIVLTGITALAGIWIIPQMLTQDVQPQETIKPLLYVKILADNIYVPYNGTTTIRWSSINATSCLGYGGTNGWDGSRGLSGSFATGNLTNTATYYISCSNAVGYASDSVTVTVGALNPFPTK; this comes from the coding sequence ATGCATAATGTGTTCATCAGCTATAGTCATAAAGACAAGCAATGGCTTGAACGTCTTCAAAGGACGCTGAAGCCGTTTCTGCGCAACAATCCCATCTCGGTGTGGGATGATACTAAGATTCACGCTGGCGAACAATGGAAAGAGGAAATCGAAAAAGAGCTCAATAAAGCCGATATTGCAGTGATGCTTGTGAGCCAGAATTTTCTTGCATCGGATTTTGTCACCGGTCAAGAGATTCCGCAATTACTCAAAGCAGCTAAGAGCCGAGGGATGAAAATAATTTGGGTGCCTATTTCCTATTGCATGTTTGGTGAAACCGAGCTACCTGCCTATCAGGCAACACATGATCCGCAAGAGCCGCTCGAGAGTATGACAAAGTGGAAACAGGAAAAAGCGCTCGTCGAGATAGGTGAACAGATTAAAAAAGCGCTTTTGACTCGCATTGCTGAACCCAAAGTCAGGATCCGACCAGCAAAGGACTTTTACTTCAAGAAGGTCCTACGCGTGTTGACGATTATTGTGCTTACAGGAATAACTGCACTCGCAGGGATTTGGATTATTCCACAAATGCTCACGCAAGATGTTCAACCACAGGAAACGATAAAACCTCTGCTTTACGTCAAAATTTTAGCAGACAACATTTATGTTCCTTACAATGGAACTACGACCATTCGTTGGTCATCCATCAATGCCACTTCCTGTCTTGGCTATGGTGGTACGAATGGTTGGGATGGCAGTCGTGGTTTGTCCGGATCCTTCGCCACAGGAAACCTAACCAATACAGCGACTTACTATATTAGTTGTAGCAACGCTGTTGGATACGCATCAGATTCGGTAACCGTTACGGTTGGCGCGCTAAATCCCTTTCCGACAAAATAG
- the lpdA gene encoding dihydrolipoyl dehydrogenase, with the protein MAEKSFDIIVLGGGPGGYTAAIRAAQLGFNTGIIEAEKLGGICLNWGCIPTKALLKNAEILHQFKKASEWGISYDNLKFDFGKIIQRSRGISDKISKGVEFLMKKNKIDYMSGYGTLQGNGVIEVKPKEGASYKVSAKHIIVATGARARSIPGVTIDRKRIITSTEAMSLSEQPKSMIVVGAGAIGIEFAYFYNALGTKVTVVEMMPGILPIEDRELTKEMERSFKKQGIEILTDTKVESVKSSANDVVVVVNTPEGMKELKGDVALMAIGVQGNVEGFGLEKIGVTVERNHIKVDKDYRTNVPGVYAIGDVIGAPWLAHVASAEGIHCVEAIKGMNLEPIDYSMIPGCTYCQPQIASVGLTEEKAKAEGYELKIGKFPFRPLGKAIAIGETEGMVKLIFDAKYGELLGAHIMGSEATEMIAELALAKKLEATGKSIFHTIHAHPTLSEAVMEAAAAAYGEAINI; encoded by the coding sequence ATGGCAGAAAAATCATTCGATATAATCGTTCTTGGTGGCGGGCCGGGCGGCTACACAGCAGCAATCCGTGCTGCCCAACTTGGATTCAACACCGGCATTATTGAAGCGGAAAAATTAGGCGGTATTTGTCTGAACTGGGGATGCATTCCGACCAAAGCATTGCTAAAGAACGCCGAGATTCTCCATCAATTCAAGAAGGCGAGCGAATGGGGGATTTCATACGACAATCTGAAGTTCGATTTCGGTAAGATCATCCAGCGAAGCCGCGGCATCTCCGACAAAATCTCCAAAGGCGTCGAGTTCTTGATGAAGAAGAACAAGATTGATTACATGTCGGGATACGGAACGCTGCAAGGCAACGGGGTGATAGAAGTGAAGCCGAAAGAAGGTGCATCATACAAAGTCTCGGCGAAGCACATCATCGTGGCAACCGGCGCCCGCGCCCGCTCGATTCCCGGCGTAACAATCGACCGCAAGCGGATCATTACGAGTACCGAGGCAATGTCGCTCAGCGAACAGCCGAAGAGCATGATCGTGGTTGGCGCAGGAGCCATCGGCATTGAATTCGCCTACTTCTACAACGCCCTCGGCACGAAAGTCACCGTTGTTGAAATGATGCCCGGCATTCTTCCTATTGAAGATCGAGAGTTGACGAAAGAGATGGAGCGGAGCTTCAAAAAGCAGGGGATTGAAATTCTGACCGACACGAAAGTCGAAAGCGTGAAGAGTTCCGCAAACGATGTAGTTGTTGTCGTCAACACTCCCGAAGGAATGAAGGAGTTGAAGGGAGATGTCGCATTGATGGCAATCGGCGTGCAGGGGAATGTCGAGGGTTTCGGATTGGAGAAGATTGGCGTTACTGTAGAACGCAATCACATCAAAGTTGACAAGGATTATCGAACGAACGTTCCCGGCGTGTACGCCATCGGCGATGTGATCGGTGCACCGTGGCTTGCGCATGTTGCGAGTGCGGAGGGCATTCATTGCGTCGAAGCCATCAAAGGGATGAATCTCGAACCGATCGACTATTCGATGATTCCCGGCTGTACCTATTGCCAGCCGCAAATCGCAAGCGTAGGGTTGACGGAAGAGAAGGCGAAAGCTGAGGGATACGAACTGAAAATCGGCAAGTTCCCGTTCCGTCCGCTCGGTAAAGCCATTGCCATCGGCGAGACAGAGGGAATGGTAAAGCTCATCTTCGATGCAAAGTACGGCGAGCTACTCGGCGCGCACATCATGGGCAGCGAAGCGACGGAGATGATTGCCGAGCTTGCGTTGGCGAAAAAACTCGAAGCAACCGGTAAATCCATCTTCCATACAATCCACGCCCACCCGACATTGAGCGAAGCAGTGATGGAAGCGGCGGCGGCGGCGTACGGCGAGGCGATCAACATCTGA
- a CDS encoding thiamine pyrophosphate-dependent dehydrogenase E1 component subunit alpha, which translates to MRNYSQTADLKLTDTKSLLSNQDRLELFRYLLLTREVDNAIIKLYKQGKMVGGAFTGYGNEATAVGSAFALEEHDYLFPMHRDLGAHLVKGQTLRNIFLMQLGRGEGLARGRDGTGHYADPSKKIYGNVSHLAAMIPMACGVALASKMRKENAVVMNYIGDGGCNVGEFHEGMNMAAVMKLPFVMIIENNQFAYSTPNHKQFAAKKLSDRAIGYGIPGFTIDGTDVERVYEVCKEAVERARKGDGPTLIETITMRMHGHSLSDDASYVPRGMVDEWKKKDPIVLYEEKLMSQNILSESLKNEMHEKILAEIQEAVDYAVAQPYPVGEWAGEGVYTK; encoded by the coding sequence ATGAGAAACTATTCACAGACTGCTGATCTGAAATTGACGGATACAAAATCACTTCTATCGAATCAGGATCGTCTGGAGTTATTCCGTTATCTGCTCTTGACACGCGAGGTAGACAACGCCATCATCAAGCTCTACAAGCAAGGCAAGATGGTCGGCGGGGCGTTTACAGGATACGGCAACGAGGCGACGGCTGTCGGCAGCGCGTTCGCGCTTGAAGAGCATGACTATCTATTTCCGATGCATCGTGATCTCGGAGCGCATCTCGTCAAAGGGCAGACGTTGCGCAACATCTTCCTGATGCAACTCGGAAGGGGAGAGGGGCTTGCCCGCGGTCGCGACGGAACGGGGCACTATGCTGACCCATCAAAGAAAATCTACGGCAATGTCAGCCATCTTGCCGCCATGATTCCCATGGCGTGCGGGGTTGCGCTTGCTTCGAAGATGAGAAAGGAAAATGCCGTGGTGATGAACTACATCGGCGATGGCGGATGCAACGTCGGTGAGTTTCATGAGGGGATGAACATGGCGGCGGTGATGAAGCTGCCGTTCGTCATGATTATCGAGAACAATCAATTCGCCTATTCTACCCCGAACCACAAACAGTTCGCGGCGAAGAAACTGTCGGACAGGGCGATTGGCTACGGCATTCCCGGTTTCACTATTGACGGAACAGATGTCGAGCGAGTGTACGAGGTATGCAAAGAAGCTGTTGAGCGTGCACGAAAAGGCGATGGTCCCACACTCATCGAAACGATTACGATGCGCATGCACGGACATTCTCTTTCGGATGACGCCTCGTACGTACCGAGGGGAATGGTTGACGAGTGGAAGAAGAAAGACCCTATTGTGTTGTACGAAGAAAAGTTGATGTCACAGAATATTCTCTCTGAATCTCTTAAGAATGAAATGCATGAGAAGATTCTTGCGGAGATTCAGGAGGCGGTTGATTATGCAGTAGCGCAGCCCTATCCAGTTGGTGAGTGGGCGGGGGAAGGAGTGTACACGAAATAG
- a CDS encoding OmpA family protein → MNRKAHLCSVAGITLFAFLFAACSDSETMRDEMEKTGFITLQINFETAKADIKPESQYIIDQVVELLNEDESLNVSIEGHTDNVGSAASNKTLSENRAKSVMNAIIAKGIDKSRLSSKGWGQEKPIADNKTEGSEQKNRRVEIVKK, encoded by the coding sequence GTGAATCGTAAAGCTCACTTGTGTTCTGTTGCAGGCATCACGCTGTTCGCGTTTCTTTTTGCCGCCTGTTCGGATTCCGAAACGATGAGGGATGAAATGGAGAAAACCGGATTTATCACGCTCCAGATTAATTTCGAGACTGCCAAGGCGGATATCAAACCCGAATCACAATACATCATTGATCAGGTGGTTGAGCTGTTGAACGAGGACGAATCCCTGAACGTCAGCATCGAAGGTCACACGGATAACGTCGGATCTGCCGCGTCAAACAAGACGCTCTCCGAGAACCGGGCCAAATCGGTGATGAACGCTATCATCGCCAAAGGGATTGACAAGTCACGGCTTTCGTCTAAAGGCTGGGGACAGGAAAAGCCCATCGCCGACAATAAGACAGAAGGTAGCGAGCAAAAGAACAGGCGAGTGGAGATTGTAAAGAAGTAA
- the lipA gene encoding lipoyl synthase gives MVIQEIPVQKPQPRPSRPEWLKIKIPSGEEYARLKNLIAGHKLHTVCEEARCPNMSECWNAGTATFMILGDVCTRSCGFCNVKTGRPTWLDKEEPARVADAIRIMGVKHAVITSVNRDELPDGGAEIFAETIRQARKVNPEITIEVLIPDFQGEKWALEIVLAEKPDILNHNTETVPRLYRKVRRQAKYERSLQIIKWSKEAGMATKSGIMVGLGETVDEVLEVMSDLYASGCDIMTIGQYLQPTREHLTVDRFIALDEFAMYKTRGKEMGFKHVESGPLVRSSYHAEKHVD, from the coding sequence ATGGTCATCCAGGAAATACCGGTTCAGAAACCCCAACCACGTCCATCACGACCGGAGTGGTTGAAAATCAAGATTCCGTCCGGTGAAGAATATGCTCGACTCAAAAACCTCATCGCGGGACACAAGCTTCACACGGTTTGTGAGGAGGCACGCTGTCCCAATATGTCCGAATGTTGGAACGCCGGCACGGCGACCTTCATGATTTTGGGCGATGTGTGCACGCGTTCGTGCGGATTCTGCAATGTGAAGACGGGCCGACCAACGTGGCTGGACAAGGAAGAACCCGCCCGTGTTGCCGATGCAATCCGCATCATGGGCGTAAAGCATGCCGTCATCACGTCCGTAAATCGAGATGAGTTGCCTGATGGCGGAGCGGAGATTTTTGCAGAGACGATTCGGCAGGCCCGGAAAGTTAATCCTGAAATTACCATTGAAGTTCTGATTCCTGATTTCCAGGGAGAGAAATGGGCGCTTGAAATAGTTCTGGCGGAAAAGCCCGATATCCTCAATCACAACACCGAAACGGTTCCGCGGCTTTATCGAAAAGTCAGACGGCAGGCGAAGTATGAACGATCTCTTCAAATCATCAAATGGTCGAAGGAAGCAGGAATGGCGACGAAGAGCGGCATTATGGTGGGACTCGGCGAGACGGTTGATGAGGTGTTGGAAGTGATGTCCGATCTCTACGCGAGTGGTTGCGACATCATGACTATCGGGCAGTACTTGCAGCCGACAAGGGAACACCTGACGGTTGATCGCTTTATTGCACTCGATGAATTCGCAATGTACAAGACTCGTGGCAAGGAGATGGGCTTCAAGCATGTGGAATCCGGCCCGCTTGTTCGAAGCTCGTACCACGCTGAAAAGCATGTGGATTAA
- a CDS encoding 2-oxo acid dehydrogenase subunit E2 yields the protein MARVEVVMPQMGESIAEGTIVKWHKKIGDKVKKDETLLEISTDKVDSEIPSPASGTLAEIVVQEQTTVPVRTVIAFLETEGGVAVATEVPKPATPATQHVAPAHATVAPTVPAIQPLAQHASGRFYSPLVLNIAREESISMQELETVPGTGEGGRVSKKDILAYVNAKKSGAVASPRPAAAMPSTKPSPAAPSMAATGKVVEVPELRAKYPAPQHEIIQMSNVLQKMAEHMVKSVHTSPHVAAVHEVDMTQIVKHRTANAASFEGKEGFKLTYTPYIVKSVVDALKKYPLVNTSIDGDKIIRKNFINLGLAVASDNGLIVPVIKNAEEKNFLGLARAVNDLATRTRKKKLTPDDIQGGTFTISNFGVFGTVIGTPIINQPQVAILGTGAIKKRVMVVDDMIAIRSMAFFTLSFDHRIVDGALGGMFLEEIVKGLENFDTSLSF from the coding sequence ATGGCACGAGTAGAAGTCGTAATGCCACAAATGGGCGAGAGCATCGCCGAAGGCACAATCGTCAAGTGGCACAAGAAAATCGGCGACAAGGTGAAGAAGGACGAAACGCTTCTTGAAATCTCAACCGACAAAGTCGATTCGGAGATTCCTTCTCCCGCCTCCGGAACTCTGGCCGAAATTGTTGTGCAGGAACAGACGACAGTTCCGGTGAGGACCGTGATTGCGTTCCTTGAAACCGAGGGAGGAGTCGCAGTTGCCACGGAAGTCCCGAAGCCTGCAACTCCGGCTACGCAACACGTTGCCCCCGCACACGCAACAGTTGCTCCAACTGTGCCGGCTATTCAACCATTGGCCCAGCATGCAAGCGGCCGATTCTATTCGCCTCTCGTATTGAACATTGCCCGCGAGGAAAGCATTTCGATGCAAGAACTTGAAACCGTGCCCGGAACCGGAGAGGGTGGGCGTGTTTCGAAGAAGGATATTCTTGCGTACGTTAATGCAAAGAAGAGCGGCGCTGTTGCATCTCCGAGACCTGCGGCAGCAATGCCGTCAACCAAGCCATCACCGGCAGCGCCTTCGATGGCAGCGACAGGCAAGGTTGTCGAAGTTCCCGAACTGCGGGCGAAGTATCCTGCTCCGCAACACGAGATCATTCAGATGAGCAATGTTCTGCAGAAGATGGCGGAACATATGGTCAAGAGTGTTCACACATCTCCGCATGTTGCTGCCGTTCACGAAGTCGATATGACACAGATTGTGAAGCATCGTACGGCGAACGCTGCATCCTTCGAGGGAAAGGAAGGCTTCAAGCTTACATACACTCCCTACATCGTCAAATCCGTTGTTGATGCGCTGAAGAAATATCCTCTTGTCAATACGTCGATTGATGGTGACAAGATTATCAGGAAAAACTTCATCAACCTCGGACTTGCTGTTGCATCGGATAACGGGTTGATTGTTCCAGTCATCAAGAATGCCGAAGAGAAGAATTTTCTCGGCCTCGCCCGTGCCGTGAACGACCTTGCAACACGCACGCGCAAGAAGAAGCTGACCCCCGACGACATTCAAGGCGGCACGTTCACGATTTCTAACTTCGGCGTGTTTGGCACTGTCATTGGAACACCGATCATCAATCAGCCGCAAGTCGCAATTCTGGGAACGGGCGCAATCAAGAAGCGCGTGATGGTTGTTGATGATATGATTGCCATCCGATCGATGGCGTTCTTTACACTCTCGTTCGATCATCGCATTGTTGACGGAGCGTTGGGCGGGATGTTTCTTGAAGAGATTGTAAAGGGATTGGAGAATTTCGATACGAGTCTTTCATTCTAA